In Pollutimonas sp. M17, a single genomic region encodes these proteins:
- a CDS encoding ABC transporter ATP-binding protein encodes MNLPSATSHRAEHEPLLSVAGLNAWYGAAHILHDVGLKVGRGEVVALMGRNGAGKSTTLKAIMGLLPQRQGEVEFMGHGLQKRQAYEVARLGLGYVPEDRRIFTDLTVMENLATGRQPDRTWPDGSPGLNWSLDAVFDLFPHLAGMRHRLAGSLSGGEQQMLTVARTLMGNPFCLLLDEPSEGVAPLIVEQMADMILALKARGASVLLSEQNIHFAQLVSDRAYVLEKGAIRYAGAMAELAANDEVRSAYLAL; translated from the coding sequence ATGAACCTTCCAAGCGCGACATCGCATCGGGCCGAGCATGAGCCGCTGCTGTCGGTCGCGGGCCTGAACGCATGGTACGGAGCCGCCCATATACTGCACGACGTCGGCCTGAAGGTGGGCCGGGGCGAGGTCGTGGCCTTGATGGGGCGCAACGGAGCCGGCAAATCGACCACCCTCAAGGCCATCATGGGGCTGCTGCCGCAGCGCCAGGGAGAGGTCGAGTTCATGGGGCACGGCCTGCAAAAAAGGCAGGCCTACGAGGTTGCGCGTCTGGGACTGGGCTATGTTCCAGAGGATCGGCGCATTTTCACGGACCTGACCGTCATGGAGAACCTGGCGACGGGCCGCCAGCCCGACCGGACCTGGCCCGACGGCAGCCCGGGGCTGAACTGGTCGCTGGATGCGGTGTTCGATCTGTTCCCGCATCTGGCGGGCATGCGCCATCGCCTGGCCGGCTCGCTGAGCGGCGGCGAGCAGCAGATGCTGACGGTGGCGCGAACCCTGATGGGAAATCCGTTTTGCCTCTTGCTGGATGAACCGTCCGAAGGCGTGGCGCCGCTGATCGTGGAGCAGATGGCCGACATGATCCTGGCCTTGAAGGCCAGGGGGGCCAGCGTGCTGCTGTCCGAGCAGAACATCCATTTCGCGCAGCTGGTGTCGGACCGCGCCTACGTGCTGGAGAAGGGCGCGATCCGCTACGCCGGCGCCATGGCCGAACTGGCCGCCAACGACGAGGTGCGCAGCGCCTATCTGGCGCTTTGA
- a CDS encoding ABC transporter substrate-binding protein has product MYSFRFYLKLAGAAALATASAAVAAQDAIKIGELNSYKTQPAFLEPYKKGMELAVEQINAAGGVNGKPLELIVRDDNSNPGDAVRAAEELLTRDKVDVLTGTFLSHIGLAVTDYAKHKKQFFLASEPLTDKIVWADGNRYTYRLRNSTYMQVAMLIPAAVKMNKKRWAIVYPNYEYGQSAVATFKTLLKQAQPDVEFVAEQATPLGKIDAGNVVQALADARPEAMFNVLFATDLAKFVRAGTQRNFLKDLPVVSMLTGEPEYLDPLGAEAPVGWVVTGYPWYAIDTPEHNAFLKAYQERYDDYPRLGTIVGYNAILSLAAGIGKAGSTETEALIQAFKGLEVDTPFGRIKYRGIDHQSTMGAYVGTVAVKDGKGIMTDFTYVDGASVQPTDDQVRQWRTAPAD; this is encoded by the coding sequence ATGTACTCCTTCAGGTTTTATTTGAAATTGGCGGGCGCGGCGGCGCTGGCCACCGCGAGCGCCGCGGTTGCGGCCCAGGATGCCATCAAGATAGGCGAGCTGAACAGCTACAAGACCCAGCCCGCATTCCTGGAACCGTACAAGAAGGGCATGGAGCTGGCGGTCGAGCAGATCAACGCGGCGGGCGGGGTCAACGGCAAGCCGCTGGAACTGATCGTGCGCGACGACAATTCCAATCCGGGCGATGCCGTGCGGGCCGCCGAAGAGCTGCTTACGCGCGACAAGGTCGATGTGCTGACCGGCACCTTCCTGTCGCATATCGGCCTGGCGGTCACCGATTACGCCAAGCACAAGAAGCAGTTCTTCCTGGCCAGCGAGCCGCTGACGGACAAGATCGTCTGGGCGGACGGCAATCGCTATACCTATCGCCTGCGCAATTCCACCTATATGCAGGTGGCCATGCTGATACCGGCCGCCGTCAAGATGAACAAGAAGCGCTGGGCCATCGTCTATCCCAATTACGAATACGGGCAATCCGCGGTCGCCACGTTCAAGACGCTGCTGAAGCAGGCCCAGCCGGACGTCGAGTTCGTTGCGGAGCAGGCCACGCCCCTGGGCAAGATCGATGCGGGCAATGTCGTGCAGGCGCTGGCCGACGCGCGGCCCGAAGCCATGTTCAATGTGCTTTTCGCCACCGACCTGGCCAAGTTCGTGCGCGCCGGAACGCAGCGCAATTTCCTCAAGGACCTTCCGGTGGTCAGCATGCTGACCGGCGAACCCGAATACTTGGATCCGCTGGGCGCCGAGGCGCCCGTGGGCTGGGTGGTGACCGGCTACCCCTGGTACGCCATCGACACGCCGGAGCACAATGCCTTTCTCAAGGCCTACCAGGAACGCTACGACGACTATCCGCGCCTGGGCACCATTGTCGGCTACAACGCCATCCTGTCGCTGGCGGCCGGGATCGGGAAGGCGGGCTCCACCGAAACGGAAGCATTGATCCAGGCCTTCAAGGGCCTGGAAGTCGATACGCCTTTCGGGCGCATCAAATACCGCGGAATCGATCATCAGTCCACGATGGGCGCCTATGTGGGCACGGTGGCCGTCAAGGACGGCAAGGGCATCATGACCGATTTCACTTACGTCGATGGAGCCAGCGTACAGCCGACCGACGATCAGGTCAGGCAGTGGCGGACCGCGCCGGCCGACTAA
- a CDS encoding ABC transporter ATP-binding protein, whose amino-acid sequence MSLLRVNGLTKNFGGNKAVDAISFQLRAGELLALIGPNGAGKSTTFNMVGGQLRASAGSVQFDGVELLGLPTRKIARLGVGRTFQIAATFASLTVLENVQAALLSHHRRVYSFWRSASSLYRDEAMRLLDQVGMAEQAGRACSELAYGDVKRVELAMSLAGDPRLLLMDEPTAGMAPAERNALVSLVKRLVAQRNMAVLFTEHSMDVVFAYADRVIVLARGQLIAEGSVDEVRRHPRVQEVYFGTGRTFQAETGGAVP is encoded by the coding sequence ATGAGCCTGCTTCGGGTCAATGGCCTGACCAAGAATTTCGGCGGCAACAAGGCGGTGGACGCGATCAGCTTTCAATTGCGGGCCGGCGAGCTGCTGGCGCTGATCGGACCCAACGGCGCGGGCAAGTCGACCACCTTCAATATGGTGGGTGGGCAATTGCGGGCTTCCGCAGGGTCGGTGCAGTTCGACGGCGTCGAACTGCTGGGCCTGCCTACGCGCAAGATTGCACGCCTGGGCGTGGGGCGCACATTCCAGATCGCCGCCACCTTCGCGTCCCTGACCGTGCTGGAGAATGTGCAGGCGGCTTTGCTGTCCCACCACCGCAGGGTCTATTCGTTCTGGCGTTCCGCCTCGTCGCTGTACCGGGACGAGGCCATGCGCTTGCTGGATCAGGTCGGCATGGCGGAGCAGGCCGGCCGCGCATGCAGCGAACTGGCCTATGGCGACGTAAAACGGGTGGAACTGGCCATGAGCCTGGCGGGCGACCCGCGCCTGCTGCTGATGGACGAGCCAACCGCCGGCATGGCGCCCGCCGAGCGCAATGCGCTCGTCAGCCTGGTCAAGAGACTGGTCGCGCAGCGGAATATGGCGGTCCTGTTCACCGAGCACAGCATGGACGTGGTGTTCGCCTATGCCGACCGCGTGATCGTGCTGGCCCGGGGCCAGCTGATTGCGGAAGGCAGCGTCGACGAGGTGCGCCGCCATCCCAGGGTCCAGGAGGTGTATTTCGGAACAGGCCGGACCTTCCAGGCGGAAACCGGAGGCGCCGTGCCATGA
- a CDS encoding indolepyruvate ferredoxin oxidoreductase family protein, with translation MNAPLDQAALSTLAQVSLDDKYTLEKGRAYMSGTQALVRLPMLQKARDQRTGLNTAGFISGYRGSPLGALDQALWKAKSHLSDHDIVFQPGLNEDLAATAVWGTQQVTLYPDATRDGVFGMWYGKGPGVDRSMDVFKHANSAGTSRHGGVLVLAGDDHGAKSSTVAHQSEHDLLAAGIPVLYPSNVQEYLDYGLHGWAMSRYSGLWVAMKCVTEVVESTASVDIDPDRARIVIPEDFVLPPDGLGIRWPDPPLAQEARLIDYKWYAALAYTRANKLNRIVIDTPRPRFGIMTAGKAYLDTRQALADLGLDESACAQLGIRLMKVGCVWPLNAQDAREFATGLEEILVVEEKRQILEYALKEELYNWRDDVRPKVYGKFDEKDNAGGEWSVPRGQWLLPARGELSPALIARAIARRLEKTELPAELRARITARVAIIDAKERELQSPAASIDRKPWFCSGCPHNTSTNVPEGSRALAGIGCHYMAIWMDRKTETFSHMGGEGAAWIGQKSFTSETHVFANLGDGTYFHSGILAIRAAIASNANITYKILYNDAVAMTGGQPVDGVLKVTDVIAQVQAEGARKVVVVTDEPEKYKGIALAGNAPVYHRDELDRVQRELRETEGTTVLVYDQTCATEKRRRRKRGAYPDPARRVFINDAVCEGCGDCSVKSNCLSVEPLETPLGTKRKINQSSCNKDFSCVNGFCPSFITAEGAQLKKPLPQESKAASAPDTGLPAPRIPAIDGPYGILVTGIGGTGVVTIGGLLGMAAHLESKGVTVLDMAGLAQKGGAVLSHVQIARHPDDLHATRIATGEAQVIIGCDAIVTTSAEVLSKVRKDTTRAAINSAPIPTADFIRNPSWRFPDAAAHATLAEAMGEGCEVLDANALAVHLLGDAIYANPLLLGYAWQKGWIPLSGESLRRAIELNGVMVEKNLSAFEWGRAAAHHGVAAIAPDMGKADTPAQIIAMPETLDAVVERGIQWLTGYQNAAYARRYAAAVERVRAKESGLASGKGLRLTRAVAVNLAKLMAYKDEYEVARLYTDPAFTEKLRAQFAGEPGRDYRLHFHLAPPLLAKRNDKGELVKKKYGPWVMTVFKALARMKGLRGTALDVFGRTAERRQERQLIDDYLALINEFDACLTEGRLAVAIELANLPQDIRGFGHVKEKNLQAAQARRSQLLDSYRNAEPLGRVA, from the coding sequence ATGAATGCTCCCCTCGATCAGGCGGCGCTATCGACGCTTGCCCAAGTATCCCTCGACGACAAATACACGCTGGAAAAGGGCCGCGCCTACATGAGCGGCACCCAGGCCCTGGTGCGCCTGCCCATGCTGCAGAAAGCCCGGGACCAGCGCACCGGCCTGAACACCGCCGGCTTCATCTCGGGATACCGCGGCTCTCCGCTGGGCGCGCTGGACCAAGCGCTCTGGAAAGCCAAGTCGCATCTGAGCGATCACGACATCGTGTTCCAGCCGGGGCTGAACGAAGACCTGGCCGCCACGGCCGTCTGGGGCACGCAGCAAGTCACTCTTTACCCCGACGCCACGCGCGACGGCGTCTTTGGCATGTGGTACGGCAAGGGGCCGGGCGTGGACCGCTCCATGGACGTCTTCAAGCATGCGAACTCGGCCGGCACGTCCCGGCACGGCGGGGTCCTGGTCCTGGCCGGCGACGACCACGGAGCCAAATCGTCCACCGTGGCCCATCAGTCCGAACACGATCTTCTGGCGGCCGGCATTCCGGTGCTCTACCCGTCCAATGTGCAGGAATACCTGGACTATGGCCTGCACGGCTGGGCCATGAGCCGCTACTCGGGCTTGTGGGTGGCCATGAAGTGCGTCACCGAGGTGGTGGAATCTACCGCTTCGGTGGACATCGATCCCGACCGCGCACGCATCGTCATTCCCGAAGACTTCGTGCTGCCGCCCGATGGACTGGGCATACGCTGGCCCGATCCGCCGCTGGCCCAGGAAGCGCGGCTGATCGACTACAAGTGGTACGCGGCCCTGGCCTATACGCGCGCCAACAAGCTGAACCGCATCGTCATCGATACGCCCCGCCCGCGTTTCGGCATCATGACCGCCGGCAAGGCCTACCTGGACACCCGCCAGGCGCTGGCCGACCTGGGGCTGGACGAGTCCGCCTGTGCGCAGCTGGGCATACGCCTGATGAAAGTGGGCTGTGTCTGGCCCCTTAATGCGCAGGATGCCCGCGAATTCGCCACCGGACTGGAAGAAATACTGGTGGTCGAGGAAAAACGCCAGATCCTGGAATACGCGCTGAAGGAAGAACTCTACAACTGGCGCGACGACGTGCGTCCCAAGGTGTACGGCAAGTTCGACGAGAAGGACAACGCCGGCGGCGAATGGTCGGTGCCGCGCGGACAATGGCTGCTGCCCGCGCGCGGCGAACTGTCGCCCGCCCTGATCGCGCGCGCCATCGCCCGCCGGCTGGAAAAGACCGAGCTGCCGGCCGAGCTGCGCGCGCGCATCACGGCCCGCGTCGCCATCATCGACGCCAAGGAACGCGAACTCCAGTCACCGGCCGCGTCCATCGACCGCAAGCCCTGGTTCTGTTCGGGCTGCCCCCACAATACCTCGACCAATGTGCCCGAAGGCTCGCGCGCGCTGGCCGGCATCGGCTGCCACTACATGGCCATCTGGATGGACCGCAAGACCGAAACCTTCAGCCATATGGGCGGCGAAGGAGCGGCCTGGATAGGACAGAAGTCCTTCACCAGCGAAACGCATGTATTCGCCAACCTGGGCGACGGCACCTACTTCCATTCCGGCATCCTGGCCATTCGCGCCGCCATCGCCTCCAACGCCAACATCACCTACAAGATCCTGTACAACGACGCCGTTGCCATGACGGGCGGCCAGCCCGTGGACGGCGTGCTCAAGGTGACGGACGTGATCGCGCAGGTACAGGCCGAAGGGGCCAGGAAGGTGGTGGTCGTCACCGACGAGCCCGAAAAATACAAAGGCATCGCATTGGCCGGCAATGCGCCCGTGTACCATCGCGACGAACTGGACCGCGTGCAGCGCGAACTGCGTGAAACCGAAGGCACCACCGTGCTGGTCTACGACCAGACCTGCGCCACCGAGAAACGGCGCCGACGCAAGCGCGGCGCCTACCCCGATCCCGCGCGCCGGGTGTTCATCAACGACGCCGTTTGCGAAGGCTGCGGCGATTGCTCCGTCAAGTCCAACTGCCTGTCGGTCGAGCCGCTGGAAACGCCCCTGGGCACCAAGCGCAAGATAAACCAGTCCTCCTGCAACAAGGATTTTTCCTGCGTCAATGGCTTCTGCCCCAGCTTCATCACCGCCGAAGGCGCGCAGCTGAAGAAACCGCTGCCGCAAGAGTCCAAGGCGGCCAGCGCACCGGACACCGGCCTGCCCGCCCCCCGCATACCGGCCATCGACGGGCCCTACGGCATCCTGGTCACCGGCATAGGCGGCACCGGCGTGGTCACCATAGGCGGCCTGCTGGGCATGGCGGCTCATCTCGAAAGCAAGGGTGTCACCGTGCTGGACATGGCCGGCCTGGCGCAGAAAGGCGGCGCGGTGCTCAGCCATGTGCAGATCGCCCGGCATCCCGACGACTTGCACGCGACCCGCATTGCAACCGGCGAAGCCCAGGTCATCATAGGCTGCGACGCCATCGTCACCACCTCGGCCGAGGTTCTGTCGAAGGTGCGCAAGGACACGACCCGCGCCGCCATCAACAGCGCGCCCATTCCGACCGCCGATTTCATCAGGAACCCGTCATGGCGCTTCCCCGACGCCGCGGCCCACGCCACCTTGGCCGAGGCCATGGGCGAAGGCTGCGAGGTCCTGGATGCCAATGCCCTGGCGGTGCATCTGCTGGGCGACGCCATCTATGCCAACCCCCTGCTGCTGGGCTATGCATGGCAGAAGGGCTGGATACCGCTCTCGGGCGAAAGCCTGCGGCGCGCCATCGAACTGAACGGCGTCATGGTGGAAAAAAACCTGTCGGCCTTCGAGTGGGGCCGCGCCGCCGCGCACCATGGCGTGGCGGCCATTGCGCCGGACATGGGCAAGGCCGACACGCCCGCGCAAATCATCGCCATGCCCGAGACCCTGGACGCCGTCGTCGAACGCGGCATCCAGTGGTTGACCGGATACCAGAATGCGGCCTACGCGCGCCGCTATGCGGCGGCGGTGGAGCGGGTACGTGCCAAAGAGTCCGGCCTGGCGTCGGGCAAAGGCCTGCGCCTGACGCGCGCGGTGGCTGTGAACCTGGCCAAGCTCATGGCCTACAAAGACGAGTATGAAGTCGCCCGGCTTTATACGGATCCCGCATTCACGGAAAAGCTGCGCGCGCAGTTCGCGGGCGAACCCGGGAGGGACTATCGGTTGCACTTCCATCTGGCGCCGCCGCTGCTGGCCAAGCGCAACGACAAGGGCGAGCTGGTCAAGAAAAAATACGGCCCCTGGGTGATGACGGTATTCAAGGCGCTGGCCCGCATGAAAGGTTTGCGGGGCACCGCTCTGGACGTGTTCGGACGGACCGCCGAACGCCGCCAGGAACGCCAGCTGATCGACGACTATCTTGCCCTGATCAACGAGTTCGACGCCTGCCTCACGGAGGGCAGGCTGGCCGTGGCCATCGAGCTGGCCAATCTTCCGCAGGACATCCGGGGCTTCGGCCATGTGAAGGAAAAAAACCTGCAGGCGGCCCAGGCGCGGCGGTCGCAGCTGCTGGACAGCTACCGGAACGCGGAGCCGCTGGGGCGGGTGGCCTAG
- a CDS encoding LTA synthase family protein: MRELSLIFIVSSLCLLTLSRCLLAAWQWGRVRQAGGLLPILKGGLRIDANQIAVIAGIPLLLAPWLGHLPLAVSITGWWFQFAWFLLVLLEVSTPQFIHEYDTRPNRLYVEYLKHPQEVFGMLWKGYKAVIFGAVAALAVFAWIGWLLFANVPADLPMAWWQRPLFTLAAAALVFLAIRGTLGHRPINPSTVAYCGDSMLNTLPLNSLYSVAYAIYSMKNERSAADVYGDMPADEMNAIVRDCAGLAAGPAEMPTLHTQEPTFPRSRPLNVVMIVQESLGAQYVGNLGGARLTPCLDRLAETSWNFTRAYATGTRSVRGLEAVVAGFPPTVSDAALRLSGAQSSFFTMAQVLKQHGYRSRFVYGGEAHFDNMKSFFLGNGFDDLYDLPTFKNPAFVGTWGASDEDMFNTVHGLLSEASGQPTFTLAFSVSNHSPWEYPAGRIETDGNPATVENTVRYADWAMGQFFDRAKQSDYWENTVFLVVADHDSRVGGASLVPLRHFHIPALITGADVAARRDDRLVSQVDLPTTLLSIMGLRAEHPMIGRDLTVAGGDRAMMQYGENYGYLKGDTLVVMEPHRDPTQYRYEAPESYTPVALDADLAREALAHVLWPSWAYQNRAYTLPQLRPKI; this comes from the coding sequence ATGCGCGAACTCAGCCTGATTTTCATCGTATCCAGCCTTTGCCTGCTGACGCTCAGCCGCTGCCTGCTGGCGGCCTGGCAGTGGGGTCGCGTCAGGCAGGCGGGCGGCCTGCTTCCCATACTGAAGGGCGGACTGCGCATCGACGCCAACCAGATCGCCGTCATCGCGGGCATCCCGCTGTTGCTCGCGCCCTGGCTGGGCCATTTGCCGCTGGCCGTATCCATTACCGGATGGTGGTTCCAGTTCGCCTGGTTCCTGCTGGTCTTGCTGGAGGTTTCCACGCCCCAGTTCATCCATGAATACGATACGCGGCCCAACCGGCTGTACGTGGAGTATCTGAAGCATCCCCAGGAAGTCTTCGGCATGCTGTGGAAAGGGTACAAGGCGGTGATCTTCGGCGCCGTCGCCGCCCTGGCCGTCTTTGCCTGGATCGGCTGGCTGCTGTTCGCCAACGTGCCGGCCGACCTTCCCATGGCATGGTGGCAGCGCCCCCTCTTTACCCTGGCAGCGGCGGCCCTGGTCTTCCTGGCCATACGCGGCACACTGGGGCATCGCCCGATCAATCCGTCCACCGTCGCCTACTGCGGCGACAGCATGCTGAACACCCTGCCGCTGAATTCCCTGTATAGCGTAGCCTACGCCATCTACAGCATGAAGAACGAGCGCTCCGCCGCCGACGTGTACGGCGACATGCCCGCGGACGAGATGAACGCCATCGTTCGGGATTGCGCGGGATTGGCCGCCGGCCCCGCCGAGATGCCCACGCTGCACACTCAGGAGCCCACCTTCCCGCGAAGCCGTCCGCTGAATGTGGTGATGATCGTGCAGGAAAGCCTGGGCGCCCAATACGTGGGCAATCTGGGCGGCGCCCGACTCACGCCCTGCCTGGACAGGCTTGCCGAAACGTCCTGGAACTTCACCCGCGCCTATGCCACAGGCACCCGTTCCGTGCGCGGCCTGGAAGCCGTGGTCGCGGGCTTTCCGCCCACGGTGTCCGACGCGGCGCTGCGCCTGTCGGGCGCGCAGAGCAGTTTCTTCACCATGGCCCAAGTCCTGAAGCAGCACGGCTACCGCTCGCGTTTCGTCTACGGCGGCGAAGCGCATTTCGACAATATGAAGAGCTTCTTCCTGGGCAACGGCTTCGACGACCTGTACGACCTGCCCACCTTCAAGAATCCCGCATTCGTCGGCACCTGGGGCGCCAGCGACGAAGACATGTTCAATACCGTGCATGGCCTGCTCAGCGAAGCGTCCGGCCAGCCCACCTTCACCCTGGCCTTTTCCGTCAGCAACCATTCGCCTTGGGAATACCCCGCCGGCCGGATAGAGACCGATGGCAACCCGGCCACCGTGGAAAACACCGTACGTTACGCCGATTGGGCTATGGGACAGTTCTTCGATCGGGCAAAGCAATCCGATTACTGGGAGAACACGGTATTCCTGGTCGTGGCCGACCACGATTCGCGGGTGGGCGGCGCCAGCCTCGTGCCCCTGCGCCATTTCCATATCCCCGCCCTGATCACCGGGGCCGATGTGGCCGCCCGGCGCGATGACCGCCTGGTCAGCCAGGTGGACCTGCCCACCACCCTGCTGTCCATCATGGGCCTGCGGGCCGAGCATCCCATGATAGGACGCGACCTGACCGTGGCGGGCGGGGACAGGGCCATGATGCAGTATGGCGAAAATTACGGCTATCTGAAGGGCGACACGCTGGTCGTGATGGAACCGCACAGGGATCCCACCCAGTATCGCTACGAGGCGCCCGAATCTTACACACCGGTGGCGCTGGACGCGGACCTGGCCCGCGAGGCCCTGGCCCACGTCCTGTGGCCCAGTTGGGCATACCAGAACCGGGCCTACACCCTGCCCCAGCTCAGGCCCAAGATCTAA
- a CDS encoding ABC transporter permease: MHLTGFIVQFLNGLAEASSLFLVAAGLSLIFGVSRIVNFAHGSLYMLGIYIAYSLVQHWGQGPLGFWASLLGAALIVGLLGALVEVILLRRIYRAPEMFQLLATFALVLVFNDMALWLWGPDDLLGPLAPGLNGSLQVFDRYLPVYDLVLIITGPVVLLALWLLLTRTRWGTLIRAATQDREMLGALGVNQAWLFTGVFALGAFLAGLGGAVQIPRQPASLGLDLSIIGDVFVVVVVGGMGSIPGAYLAALIIAELKALCIALGVVDIAGVSVAFPKLTLVVEFIFMAFVLVFRPWGLLGKPLASVRHAGQPDAPLRAPGPAFTWSALLLLAAFALLPSLAGVLPYAPVLAQDMLISVLFAVSLHFMMGLGGMPSFGHAAYFGVGAYAAALLFKSAGLGMAASLFSAPLAAGLAAVVFGWFCIRLTGVYLAMLTLAFAQIVWSIAYQWDAVTGGSNGIVGIWPEAWLSGDAYYYFTLAVVAAVIVIVRRMAFAPFGHALRAVRDSALRADAIGLNVKGIQWAAFIVAGLLAGLAGALYVFSKGSTSPEVITVGKSVDGLVMVLLGGIQSLSGPVVGAAGFTLLQDYFVGITEYWRALFGAVILLIVLAFPQGIAGYAGMLMQRRRTA; encoded by the coding sequence ATGCACCTTACCGGTTTCATCGTTCAGTTCCTGAACGGCTTGGCAGAGGCGTCATCCCTTTTCCTGGTGGCGGCCGGGCTGTCGCTGATTTTCGGCGTCAGCCGCATCGTCAATTTCGCCCACGGCTCCCTGTACATGCTGGGCATATACATTGCCTACTCGCTGGTTCAGCACTGGGGGCAGGGGCCGCTGGGCTTCTGGGCCAGCCTGCTGGGCGCAGCCCTCATCGTGGGGCTGCTGGGCGCCCTGGTCGAAGTGATCTTGTTGCGCCGCATATACCGGGCGCCTGAAATGTTCCAGCTTCTGGCCACCTTCGCCCTGGTGCTGGTGTTCAACGACATGGCCCTCTGGCTGTGGGGGCCGGACGACCTGCTGGGTCCGCTGGCCCCGGGGTTGAACGGCTCCCTGCAGGTTTTCGATCGCTACCTGCCGGTGTACGACCTGGTGCTTATCATCACGGGGCCGGTGGTGCTGCTGGCCTTATGGCTGCTGCTGACGCGCACCCGATGGGGCACGCTGATACGCGCGGCCACCCAGGACCGTGAAATGCTCGGCGCCCTGGGCGTGAACCAGGCCTGGCTCTTTACCGGCGTGTTCGCATTGGGCGCCTTCCTCGCGGGCCTGGGCGGGGCGGTGCAGATTCCCCGCCAGCCCGCCAGCCTGGGACTGGACCTGAGCATTATTGGCGACGTATTCGTGGTGGTCGTGGTGGGCGGCATGGGCTCGATACCGGGGGCTTATCTGGCGGCGCTGATCATCGCCGAGCTCAAGGCCCTGTGCATCGCGCTGGGCGTGGTCGACATCGCCGGCGTCAGCGTGGCTTTTCCCAAGCTGACCCTGGTGGTCGAGTTCATATTCATGGCGTTCGTGCTGGTGTTCAGGCCCTGGGGCCTGCTGGGCAAGCCCTTGGCATCCGTCCGCCACGCCGGCCAGCCGGATGCTCCGCTGCGCGCGCCCGGCCCGGCCTTCACGTGGTCCGCGTTGTTGCTGCTGGCGGCCTTTGCCCTCTTGCCCAGCCTGGCCGGTGTCCTGCCCTACGCCCCGGTACTGGCCCAGGACATGCTGATTTCCGTGCTGTTCGCCGTCAGCCTGCATTTCATGATGGGGCTGGGCGGCATGCCGTCCTTCGGCCATGCGGCCTATTTCGGGGTCGGCGCCTATGCCGCGGCGCTGCTGTTCAAGTCGGCCGGCCTGGGCATGGCGGCATCGCTGTTTTCGGCGCCCCTGGCCGCCGGCCTGGCCGCCGTCGTTTTCGGCTGGTTCTGCATACGCCTGACGGGCGTGTACCTGGCCATGCTGACCCTGGCTTTCGCCCAGATCGTGTGGTCCATAGCCTATCAGTGGGACGCGGTCACGGGCGGGTCCAACGGCATTGTCGGAATCTGGCCCGAGGCCTGGCTGTCGGGCGATGCGTATTACTACTTTACGCTGGCGGTGGTCGCCGCCGTGATCGTCATCGTGCGCCGCATGGCCTTCGCGCCATTCGGGCATGCCTTGCGCGCGGTGCGCGATTCGGCCTTGCGCGCCGACGCCATCGGCCTGAACGTGAAGGGCATCCAATGGGCCGCCTTCATCGTGGCCGGCCTTCTGGCAGGCCTGGCGGGCGCGCTGTATGTGTTTTCCAAAGGCAGCACCTCGCCCGAGGTCATCACGGTGGGCAAGTCGGTCGATGGGCTGGTCATGGTGCTGCTGGGCGGCATCCAGAGCTTGTCCGGGCCCGTCGTGGGCGCGGCCGGCTTTACCTTGCTGCAGGACTATTTCGTTGGCATCACCGAATACTGGCGCGCCCTGTTCGGCGCGGTGATCCTGCTCATCGTCCTTGCCTTTCCACAGGGAATCGCCGGCTATGCCGGCATGTTGATGCAGCGGCGGAGGACGGCATGA